Proteins from a genomic interval of Musa acuminata AAA Group cultivar baxijiao chromosome BXJ1-9, Cavendish_Baxijiao_AAA, whole genome shotgun sequence:
- the LOC103998516 gene encoding uncharacterized protein LOC103998516 has product MEKQPPSPSLSLQEWETLLDDFGSGSPARCARWLPLPLLDLALNAFLRRDFASHLKPLLLLFIDDLLSSPTSAPPPSDSLPPLIDALRSLLLFSSPSASDPSPAPAAALLRDQFMATAVSAAVSSLDAPLDASSAALLEPLVEALLTVTNRPNHGPDRQSRAAACECLRELESAFPCLLADAAGHLWALAQAERTHVAQSYLLLLATVVRDIVLRPGLLSSPTSILSTFVPLVPFSAPSCFLSHHSADRDREPSEVNLREIKRVLGFLWERPQALTPAATMELVSILTSIAGALEQHVPTGGALLKVQFSGLIYSYHPILCHIVLMLYSGFPDAFAGEDERNIARRLALMAREAHQPLVFRLLALHWLLGSPRLGKGKDSLAPLAPRFYPGVFDPLALKAKKLDALACIAASLDTLEMRRKGEEDGRRALIVKLFQDGLVCISAYKWLPLWSTETSVAFRMLHKFLVGVIPHRDDCSEEPQLVFLMDSTIFSTLQSMLVNLALEHHGLVLVIGIFIDQLLKCKGHQSVGERLLQKLDEHLLPKLEMGYRLTSYFPIFERIAENDTIPPHGLLELLMRHIVSISVKHGPNSGLSLWSQGTKVLGICRMMLKHHHSSRIFLPLSRLLAFICQCYPDLEVRDNARIYLRMLVCIPGKKLRQVLNLGEEPSGVSPSPHPGSLFQVPSPRHSENIKKSGSVSSYIDLERVVPLIVKQSWSLVIPKSNMEDNTEASNVVGISDISISPSAESDKDGEMNFEQISYIKEPLRVMDANVAEILGVLRKHFSCIPDYRHTSAIKIRIPCTLRFESEPYSHVWGDGSSTFDSEEGETLPAMYATTITFSSTAKYGKIPPCRVPFLLGEPLRNRYDIVPAGNSFEEGSSHRASVNIELEPREPMPGLIDVTIKANAENGEVISGRLQSVAIGIEDMFLRASIPPDIEEDEVPGYYYDLFHALWEACGNSASTGRETFPLSGGKGAAAIHGTRSVKLLEVFLDSLIKNVEKHLASYVVSVTGDPLVNIVRNNGIIRDVVWENDAEAFVVHDVNALMPYSENVPLQLPYFDEQGDAENLSPVSKRTIGTFIILIFLPPRFHLLFQMEVGHSSTLVRIRTDHWPCLAYIDEYLESLFYT; this is encoded by the exons ATGGAGAAGCAGCCGCCATCGCCCTCGCTTTCCCTGCAGGAGTGGGAGACCCTCCTCGACGACTTCGGTTCCGGCTCCCCCGCCCGCTGCGCCCGGTGGCTGCCCCTCCCCCTCCTCGACCTTGCACTCAACGCTTTCCTCCGCCGCGACTTCGCCTCCCACCTCaagcccctcctcctcctcttcatcgACGACCTCCTCTCCTCACCTACATCTGCCCCACCCCCCTCCGACTCCCTTCCCCCTCTAATCGACGCCCTCCGATCCCTCCTCCTATTCTCGTCCCCCTCCGCTTCCGACCCTTCTCCCGCTCCCGCCGCCGCCCTCCTCCGCGACCAGTTTATGGCCACCGCCGTCTCCGCTGCAGTCTCCTCCCTCGACGCCCCACTCGACGCTTCCTCCGCCGCTCTCCTCGAGCCCCTCGTGGAAGCCCTCCTCACAGTCACCAACCGCCCGAATCACGGTCCGGACCGCCAGTCCCGCGCCGCTGCCTGCGAGTGCCTCCGCGAGCTCGAGTCCGCCTTCCCTTGCCTCCTTGCCGACGCCGCCGGCCACCTCTGGGCCCTCGCCCAGGCCGAGCGCACCCACGTCGCACAAAGCTACCTTCTTCTCCTCGCCACTGTCGTCCGTGACATTGTCCTCCGCCCTGGTCTTCTCTCCTCCCCAACCTCTATCCTCTCCACCTTCGTCCCCCTCGTGCCCTTTAGTGCCCCTAGCTGTTTCTTGTCTCACCATTCTGCCGATCGTGACCGCGAGCCCTCGGAGGTGAACCTGAGGGAGATCAAGCGGGTTCTGGGGTTCCTCTGGGAGCGGCCGCAGGCCCTGACACCGGCCGCCACCATGGAGCTGGTCTCGATCTTGACCAGCATCGCTGGCGCGCTGGAGCAGCACGTGCCGACGGGCGGGGCGCTCCTGAAGGTGCAGTTCTCTGGCCTGATTTACTCGTATCACCCAATCCTCTGCCATATCGTTCTCATGCTCTATTCCGGCTTCCCAGATGCCTTTGCTGGCGAGGACGAGCGCAACATCGCTCGCCGCCTCGCCCTTATGGCCAGAGAAGCCCACCAGCCCCTCGTGTTTCGTCTTCTCGCGCTCCACTGGCTGCTGGGCTCGCCTAGGCTTGGCAAGGGAAAGGACTCGCTTGCTCCCTTGGCGCCCAGATTTTACCCTGGGGTTTTTGATCCTCTGGCTTTGAAAGCCAAGAAGCTCGATGCTTTAGCGTGCATTGCAGCGAGTTTGGATACTTTGGAAATGAGAAGAAAGGGGGAGGAGGATGGTCGAAGGGCCTTGATAGTGAAGCTCTTTCAGGATGGGTTGGTTTGCATCTCTGCTTACAAGTGGCTACCGCTGTGGAGCACAGAGACCTCGGTTGCCTTTCGGATGCTTCACAAGTTCTTGGTTGGAGTCATCCCACATCGTGACGATTGCTCAGAGGAACCTCAGCTTGTTTTTCTCATGGATTCCACCATATTCAGCACCCTTCAG AGTATGTTGGTAAATTTGGCATTGGAGCACCACGGTTTGGTTCTGGTCATTGGCATTTTTATCGACCAACTGTTGAAATGCAAGGGTCACCAGTCCGTAGGGGAGCGACTGCTCCAGAAACTTGATGAGCATTTGCTTCCGAAACTTGAGATGGGATACCGGTTGACTTCTTATTTTCCCATTTTTGAGAGGATTGCTGAGAATGATACCATTCCACCCCATGGTTTGTTAGAGTTACTTATGAGGCATATTGTTTCTATATCAGTGAAACATGGACCAAACTCAGGGTTGAGTTTATGGTCTCAGGGGACTAAAGTGTTGGGTATCTGCAGGATGATGCTTAAGCATCACCACAGCTCAAggattttccttcctttgtcACGCCTTCTAGCATTTATTTGCCAATGCTACCCAGACTTAGAAGTTCGTGACAATGCAAG GATCTATCTGCGGATGCTTGTCTGCATTCCTGGGAAGAAGCTAAGGCAGGTGCTGAATCTTGGTGAAGAGCCTTCAGGAGTCTCACCATCTCCTCACCCAGGCTCACTTTTCCAAGTTCCATCACCTCGCCACTCGGAAAACATCAAAAAGTCAGGCAGTGTCTCTTCTTATATTGATCTTGAAAGGGTTGTTCCACTTATTGTGAAACAGTCATGGTCATTAGTTATACCGAAATCAAACATGGAAGATAACACGGAAGCAAGTAATGTTGTAGGTATAAGTGATATCAGCATTTCTCCTTCTGCAGAATCAGACAAGGATGGTGAAATGAACTTTGAACAAATAAGTTATATTAAGGAACCACTGAGAGTGATGGATGCAAATGTGGCAGAAATTCTGGGAGTCCTCCGGAAGCATTTTTCATGTATTCCTGACTACCGACACACGTCTGCAATTAAGATTAGAATACCCTGTACACTAAGGTTTGAGTCTGAACCATATAGCCATGTCTGGGGAGATggttcatctacttttgattcagAAGAGGGGGAGACTTTGCCTGCTATGTATGCAACTACTATCACATTTTCATCAACAGCTAAGTATGGCAAAATTCCACCATGTCGGGTACCTTTTCTTCTCGGTGAACCTTTGAGAAACAGATATGATATCGTACCTGCGGGCAACAGCTTTGAGGAGGGCTCAAGTCATCGTGCTTCAGTAAATATAGAATTGGAACCTCGTGAGCCAATGCCAGGTCTTATTGATGTTACTATCAAGGCAAATGCAGAGAATGGGGAAGTTATTTCCGGAAGGCTACAGAGCGTTGCAATTGGCATTGAAGATATGTTTCTTAGGGCTAGTATACCACCTGATATTGAAGAGGATGAGGTGCCTGGATACTATTATGATCTGTTTCATGCACTATGGGAGGCTTGTGGTAATTCTGCAAGCACAGGACGTGAGACGTTCCCTCTTAGTGGAGGTAAAGGTGCTGCAGCAATTCATGGCACACGATCTGTGAAACTTCTGGAAGTATTTCTGGATTCTTTGATCAAGAATGTTGAGAAGCACCTGGCTTCATATGTTGTGAGTGTCACTGGCGATCCACTGGTGAATATCGTAAGGAACAATGGAATTATTAGAGATGTTGTGTGGGAAAATGATGCTGAAGCTTTTGTTGTTCATGATGTTAATGCGCTGATGCCATATTCTGAAAATGTACCTCTTCAGCTCCCATATTTTGATGAACAGGGTGATGCAGAGAATCTTTCACCTGTCAGTAAGAGGACAATTGGTacctttattattttgatattcctaCCACCCAGATTCCATCTCCTTTTCCAGATGGAAGTAGGACATTCATCAACGTTGGTACGAATAAGAACTGATCATTGGCCATGTCTTGCATATATTGATGAGTACTTGGAGTCATTGTTTTACACATAG
- the LOC135593510 gene encoding small ribosomal subunit protein mS78 (rPPR3a)-like codes for MAAALRRSLRIPLFRRRFSALSTAATTATSPTPSSDPISAAKSAIRSECDPDRLVSLFESAAHDPSFYDDRPIYRFSIQKLARHHRPDLIERLLEGAKSNPDPPKSEGFLLRLLSLYSEAGMPDHAFRTFEAMPGLGCRRTDRSLCALLSAFLKNDCVDRLQDVFDRAAVEFGIAPGIASYNVLLRALCSIDEVEKARALLDEMPDKGVEPDIICYNTVLEGYLKKGDYSGFDEFLKEFNRKKFSPNVGTFNCRIAALCAQGKSFQAEELLDVMQSKTIQPNRLSFNTLIDGFCKEGNMDSAMKVFERMKGFKRPDDTRVSPDFKTYTTLLEDLVEKEEFGKGVEICKECLKKKWAPPFETVKGLIDGLVKSSRVNEAKDVISRMGKGIKGDARDAWKKIEESFSL; via the coding sequence ATGGCGGCGGCACTGCGTCGATCTCTAAGAATCCCCCTCTTCCGCCGCCGCTTCTCCGCTCTCTCAACCGCCGCCACCACCGCCACTTCACCCACTCCCTCCTCCGATCCAATATCCGCCGCTAAGTCCGCCATCCGCTCCGAGTGCGACCCCGACCGTCTCGTCTCCCTCTTCGAGTCCGCCGCACACGACCCTTCCTTCTACGACGACCGCCCAATCTACCGCTTCTCGATCCAGAAGCTCGCTCGCCACCACCGCCCGGACCTCATCGAGCGCCTCCTGGAGGGCGCCAAGTCCAACCCCGACCCCCCTAAGTCGGAGGGTTTCCTCCTCCGCCTGCTCTCTCTCTACTCCGAAGCCGGCATGCCCGACCATGCCTTCCGCACCTTCGAGGCCATGCCTGGCCTCGGCTGCCGGCGCACGGATCGATCGCTCTGCGCCCTCTTGTCGGCCTTTCTAAAGAACGACTGCGTCGATCGCCTTCAGGACGTCTTTGATCGTGCCGCCGTTGAGTTCGGGATCGCTCCGGGCATCGCCTCTTACAATGTCCTACTCAGAGCTCTCTGCTCGATCGACGAGGTTGAGAAGGCACGCGCCTTGCTTGATGAAATGCCTGATAAGGGCGTGGAGCCCGACATCATTTGCTACAACACAGTCTTGGAAGGGTATTTAAAGAAGGGGGATTATTCTGGATTCGATGAGTTTCTCAAAGAGTTCAATAGGAAGAAATTTAGCCCAAATGTGGGCACTTTTAATTGTAGGATTGCTGCGCTTTGTGCACAAGGTAAGAGCTTCCAGGCAGAGGAGTTGTTGGATGTGATGCAATCTAAAACAATCCAGCCGAATAGGCTTAGCTTCAATACCTTGATCGATGGCTTTTGCAAAGAAGGGAACATGGATTCAGCTATGAAGGTTTTCGAGAGGATGAAGGGGTTCAAGAGGCCCGATGACACTCGTGTTTCACCCGATTTCAAGACATACACTACATTGCTGGAGGATTTGGTTGAGAAAGAAGAGTTTGGAAAAGGAGTAGAGATTTGCAAagagtgtttgaaaaagaaatggGCACCGCCATTTGAGACTGTGAAAGGATTGATCGATGGATTGGTGAAGAGTTCACGTGTAAACGAGGCAAAGGATGTCATCTCAAGGATGGGGAAGGGAATCAAAGGTGACGCTAGAGATGCTTGGAAGAAAATTGAAGAATCATTCTCCTTGTGA